In Leptospira stimsonii, a single window of DNA contains:
- a CDS encoding SpoIIE family protein phosphatase: MNQQFRTFAYIFFLFFFFHSTLFAQNSIDLVKTCDVEDNCTPKEWRIIDRFENDFLKENFALDSEWKNVRTFPIWVNKFYSHHSSLHTFTFYTEFDLPNGFLESPLEPGIRLGEIGETFDIYINGKIIAKEGEISNDKITFHRTVRGQVYEIDREILKQKGNRLVIKLSGDPKYDHTGFYLTSGYEIGYYKNLIYKEQDRIALILIGIYITTGLYHLFLFLKRRKERHNFSFGLFALLLGLYIYTRSSAVFENPIDSTLIQRIELIALYICISSYFTFMSQLFYGKTIAPIRYYSIFNLILVIPTLFTPMYISEYVLRLWQMGAIFYAVPVNFYVLIKGIRLKLPSAKRLFLGTVIITFTAIFDVLDSLIFNTGLALSKYGFFFYVMGIATILAERFSELHAKTEELNANLEQRVEERTRELTDTLDKMSKLKDQQDGDYFLTSLLINPLGQNNAESENVKIEFFIKQKKQFHFKNLRNEIGGDLCKTESIVLKGRRVTVFFNADAMGKSMQGAGGALVLGAVFKSIIERTRFSAFMKDLYPERWLKNAFIELHRVFESFEGSMLVSIVLGVIEDDTGFSYYMNAEHPYSILYRDGIASFLGENVFYRKLGSQLVEGTLSVQTFQFMPGDVLFNGSDGRDDILLENIDGKKNMNYDETRILRIVEESKGDLERINSQLEREGVLTDDLSIMRIEWNGIVPKKVKIKFSKKDKKSLDKFFAEWNDGKQAHPAALKELSLSYFRLREYDKASFCAHEYLKAIPSDDVMLAYTSRMLRKAGDMNQSVDVGERLRIRDPKNVRNLRNLIRAYKGLNNAERILKLEEILESTVSQKKNSKSAPL; the protein is encoded by the coding sequence ATGAATCAGCAGTTTAGAACTTTTGCATATATCTTTTTTTTGTTCTTTTTTTTCCATTCCACTTTGTTTGCGCAGAATTCGATCGACCTCGTCAAGACCTGCGATGTGGAAGACAATTGTACTCCGAAAGAATGGAGAATTATAGATCGTTTTGAAAATGATTTTTTAAAGGAAAACTTCGCTCTCGATTCGGAATGGAAGAATGTTCGAACCTTTCCAATCTGGGTAAATAAATTCTACTCGCATCATTCTTCCCTTCATACCTTTACTTTTTACACCGAGTTCGATCTTCCGAACGGATTCCTGGAAAGCCCCTTGGAACCGGGAATTCGTCTCGGCGAAATAGGAGAAACTTTCGATATCTATATCAACGGAAAGATCATCGCAAAGGAAGGGGAAATTTCGAACGATAAAATAACTTTTCATAGGACCGTTCGAGGCCAGGTTTACGAAATCGATCGCGAAATTCTCAAACAAAAAGGAAATCGCCTCGTAATCAAACTCTCGGGCGATCCAAAATATGATCATACTGGATTCTATCTCACCTCCGGCTATGAAATCGGGTATTACAAAAATTTAATATATAAAGAACAAGATCGGATCGCACTGATCCTGATCGGAATTTATATCACAACGGGGTTATATCATCTTTTTCTCTTTTTAAAACGAAGAAAGGAAAGGCACAATTTTTCCTTCGGTCTTTTCGCCCTTTTACTCGGACTTTATATATACACTAGGTCGTCAGCGGTTTTTGAGAATCCAATCGACTCCACCCTCATCCAAAGAATCGAATTGATTGCGCTGTATATCTGCATTTCGAGTTATTTTACCTTTATGAGTCAGCTTTTTTACGGGAAGACGATCGCTCCGATTCGATATTATTCTATCTTCAATCTTATTTTGGTGATTCCTACTTTGTTCACCCCGATGTATATTTCCGAATACGTACTTCGACTGTGGCAAATGGGAGCGATCTTCTACGCGGTTCCCGTAAACTTTTACGTTTTGATCAAGGGCATTCGACTAAAACTTCCTTCTGCGAAACGGCTTTTCCTAGGCACCGTGATTATCACTTTTACCGCGATCTTCGACGTTTTGGATTCCCTAATCTTCAATACGGGTCTTGCACTGAGCAAATACGGTTTCTTCTTTTACGTGATGGGAATCGCCACAATTCTCGCGGAACGATTCAGCGAACTTCATGCAAAGACTGAAGAACTGAACGCAAATCTCGAGCAAAGAGTAGAAGAAAGAACCCGTGAACTTACGGATACGTTAGATAAGATGAGCAAACTCAAAGACCAACAAGACGGAGATTATTTTCTCACCTCCTTGCTCATCAATCCTCTTGGACAAAACAACGCCGAAAGCGAAAACGTTAAGATCGAATTTTTTATCAAACAGAAGAAACAGTTTCATTTTAAGAATCTCAGAAACGAAATCGGTGGCGATCTCTGCAAGACGGAAAGCATCGTTCTCAAAGGAAGAAGAGTCACCGTATTCTTCAATGCGGACGCGATGGGAAAATCGATGCAAGGAGCCGGCGGAGCTTTAGTCTTGGGTGCGGTTTTCAAATCAATCATAGAAAGAACCCGCTTCAGCGCTTTTATGAAAGACCTTTATCCGGAACGATGGCTGAAAAACGCATTCATAGAATTGCATAGAGTTTTTGAAAGTTTCGAAGGATCCATGTTGGTTTCGATCGTTCTCGGAGTCATCGAGGACGACACCGGTTTTAGTTATTATATGAACGCGGAACATCCTTATTCCATTCTTTATCGGGATGGAATCGCTTCTTTTTTAGGCGAGAATGTTTTTTACAGAAAGCTCGGATCTCAACTTGTGGAAGGAACACTTTCCGTACAAACGTTTCAGTTTATGCCTGGGGACGTTCTCTTTAACGGATCGGACGGCCGCGACGACATTCTTTTGGAGAACATCGACGGTAAAAAAAATATGAACTACGATGAGACCAGAATTCTTCGCATCGTAGAAGAATCCAAAGGTGATTTGGAAAGAATCAACTCTCAACTTGAAAGGGAGGGAGTTCTTACCGATGATCTTTCCATCATGAGAATCGAATGGAACGGAATCGTTCCTAAAAAGGTGAAAATCAAATTCTCCAAAAAAGATAAAAAGTCCCTGGATAAATTTTTTGCCGAATGGAACGACGGGAAACAAGCACATCCCGCCGCGTTGAAAGAACTTAGCTTGTCTTACTTTCGTTTGAGAGAATACGACAAAGCTTCCTTCTGCGCCCACGAATATTTGAAGGCGATTCCTTCGGATGACGTAATGCTCGCTTATACTTCGAGAATGTTAAGAAAGGCCGGAGATATGAATCAATCCGTGGACGTAGGTGAGCGTCTTAGAATCCGAGATCCGAAAAACGTCCGAAATCTGAGAAATCTCATTCGAGCATACAAAGGATTGAACAACGCGGAAAGAATTCTTAAGTTAGAAGAAATTCTGGAATCGACCGTTTCTCAAAAAAAGAATTCAAAGTCGGCTCCTCTTTGA
- a CDS encoding GMC oxidoreductase — protein sequence MKKFEAVVIGTGFGGAVNGCRLSKKWPGQVLILERGKRYPKGSFPRSPHDMAKNFWNVPEENKTKIRPGKLSKLNQTGLFDIRNYPNMDVVLSAGLGGGSLIYANVFLEPPEHIFDDRWPATVKKKSLTSYYKIVKEVLGSRPIPLNNDPRRRIVRTELYQKFAKSQGRESKLADINVFFGNDFKKPTEIGLQEKNRYGAVQTSCTYCAECDIGCNSHSKNTLDLNYLFVAENKYKADIRTEHLVQKIVPVSAEGNDDPSAHGEHGYRIYFLDLSSSNRGLESVLAKRVVVSAGTLGTTELLLKCKEEYKTLPDISEHIGKQFSGNGDFLSFATKGTQPADPNYGPVITQYTDYNLFKNFDPKKAFVLEDASYPVFAAYFAEAAIPFIFRIGFFFHMIGELFKRFFTGKIFGRVGYLMSELMKGDFSYTSLVLLCMGVDRSDGRMVLDRKRGIQVQWPQKNSMPLYEAILDVTKKFASYIKAKTHFAMPTWAWPIRNNVSVHPLGGCILGNSKVNAVTSADPKTFGQVFSYQGLYVADGSLSPTAIGANPSMTIAALSERVAEGITGIKPTPKL from the coding sequence ATGAAAAAATTCGAAGCGGTTGTGATAGGCACCGGTTTCGGCGGAGCCGTAAACGGTTGTAGACTGAGTAAAAAATGGCCGGGACAGGTTTTGATCCTGGAACGCGGTAAACGTTATCCAAAGGGCTCCTTTCCGCGATCTCCGCACGATATGGCCAAAAATTTTTGGAACGTTCCCGAAGAGAACAAAACGAAAATACGTCCGGGAAAGTTGTCCAAGTTGAATCAAACCGGTTTGTTCGATATTCGGAACTATCCGAATATGGACGTGGTTTTATCGGCCGGACTCGGAGGTGGGTCTTTGATTTACGCGAACGTTTTTTTGGAACCGCCGGAACACATTTTCGACGATAGATGGCCGGCAACCGTAAAAAAGAAAAGCCTCACTTCGTATTACAAAATCGTAAAAGAAGTATTAGGCTCGCGGCCGATTCCTCTCAACAACGATCCGAGAAGAAGAATCGTTCGCACCGAACTCTATCAGAAGTTTGCAAAGTCTCAGGGAAGAGAATCCAAACTCGCCGATATCAACGTATTCTTCGGGAACGATTTTAAGAAGCCGACTGAAATCGGACTTCAGGAAAAAAATCGTTACGGCGCCGTTCAGACTTCGTGTACTTATTGCGCGGAATGCGATATCGGATGTAATTCGCATTCTAAAAATACGTTGGATCTGAATTACCTTTTCGTCGCAGAGAATAAATACAAAGCCGATATTCGTACGGAACATCTTGTTCAGAAAATCGTTCCGGTTTCCGCCGAAGGAAACGACGATCCGTCCGCCCACGGAGAACACGGTTATCGGATTTATTTCCTAGATCTTTCTTCTTCTAATCGAGGACTCGAATCCGTTCTTGCAAAAAGAGTCGTAGTCTCCGCGGGAACGTTAGGAACAACAGAACTTCTTCTTAAGTGTAAGGAGGAATACAAAACCCTTCCCGACATTTCGGAGCACATTGGAAAACAATTTTCCGGAAATGGAGACTTTTTATCCTTTGCAACTAAGGGAACTCAGCCGGCGGATCCGAACTACGGACCGGTCATCACTCAATACACGGATTATAATCTGTTCAAAAATTTCGATCCGAAAAAAGCCTTCGTTTTGGAGGACGCAAGTTATCCGGTCTTTGCCGCATATTTTGCGGAAGCGGCCATTCCATTCATTTTTAGAATCGGGTTTTTCTTTCATATGATCGGCGAACTCTTCAAACGTTTTTTCACCGGAAAAATATTCGGTAGGGTTGGTTATCTCATGAGTGAGTTGATGAAAGGGGATTTTTCTTACACTTCTTTGGTGCTTCTTTGCATGGGGGTCGATCGTTCGGACGGAAGAATGGTTTTGGACCGGAAACGGGGAATCCAAGTGCAATGGCCTCAGAAAAACAGTATGCCTCTGTATGAAGCGATTTTGGACGTAACGAAGAAATTTGCTTCCTACATAAAAGCCAAGACGCATTTTGCGATGCCGACCTGGGCTTGGCCGATACGGAATAACGTATCCGTACACCCGTTAGGTGGTTGTATACTCGGGAATTCTAAGGTGAACGCTGTGACTTCCGCGGATCCGAAGACGTTTGGACAGGTTTTTTCGTATCAAGGACTCTACGTGGCCGATGGAAGCCTTTCGCCGACCGCAATCGGCGCGAATCCTTCCATGACGATCGCGGCTCTTTCCGAACGTGTTGCGGAGGGGATTACGGGGATAAAGCCGACGCCAAAACTTTAA
- a CDS encoding adenylate/guanylate cyclase domain-containing protein: MNSATESIKDTLELIRPYLPSAVVRKLADSNESKLQRSQTFEGAVLFFDVVGFTPTTLALAAKGTRGIDALQTVLSNYYTALLEHLNEWGGAVYQFAGDSVLVSFEKKEEETDSEAALRVANCALGIFNSISEYSSNQLLGENVNLPARVGLGYGEYHEFILGDPDRFLRAVIAGNPVDDSIAAEKLALGGEIILSAKLWDLLPDSKTGESINSKFVRLIDCERIDNHYVAPSRATTDRITSERFFKRCKRFIVPELYQRITNVHRAFSGDYREVAAAFVHIDSPLESSTDSKNFNDFFVYIQGIVAACSGTFVLTDLSDKGALFLILFGAPAALENKEALAARFALRLTEGASNFPAAKNLQTGISTGMAYCGDLGAPFRKDFTAIGEMMNIAARLSTLAGQTGILIDSQTKSKLGKNFTFHEIGDIELKGVSGVKKVFQLTGEQKNIPGLLIQYRDPMIGRKEEIDRLHKMLDTSMEKGGVVCRVIADAGLGKSRLTNTFIDQAYDREVEILIGYCYPYEKFTPFYPWKELLSLFLGIFEDDSIETRVQKAENALEKLNSFDIAWAKALVALMGVPVEEDPLTREIDRKQKNERLFEIIISLLQERSERKPLLLIFEDVHWIDELSSRLLEKLAARLPSMKAMLILVSRPEGQFAEESVAPNEELIRLKEFKPDEARDFLVHKFKMDTSQEDFLDQILNRSSGNPFFLESIVHNLIEEGTLKKLENGTLSPSETTRDIQIPNTLNDVLLARVDRLQEREKIVLKTASVIGRLINVQTLNHLLPVEFRSEIQNILQSLEGLDLTPLEITDPLTYIFKHIVIRDIVYNTLLHSTREDLHKRIASFIEEENEDNIVEMADILAFHYQQCADYEKASKYSLMAARKARSRYANRDAIYHYGQVLEMIAQAGKSKSDLYYEITQELAHVHRQLGEYSKAEALFRDCLENKSTFNLIRSYTGLGQVYQEQDDIPRAMEALETALRFTGIRAPGSRPDTIFKIVLQIPFVLRFSLLGPSYTSSNKAEKLRLRCIILVTLAKLYIMKDIKKFGWSVFTQYNATQRFDDSVRQSLAECALGQVFFGLNLFGPSKHFLSKGMELAEKTGDPYARAIGFLVHGIYYMMQNRPDLGLPYLHDSVAIYRQVGEKWDLLSALSSGGFLYYFQSDFRTAKKYFDDIGELASDLGAQLQLRWTRIWSPYFGYLLGEVDPLDLEKRLMVEAERAASENDVMNELSTINKLLKLTIYEGWTEKAAYWSKRSYEGFLRCEVKFPQLQIGNVYLAEAALFAQRESGDKSLNKIIQYGLKNGLKLGKSLPYLYGPALVLKGKLKFYSGNRKKAEAIFKEAELFLSNTLNRWEYATALYEIGQLLKDQERISTAKGIFEELDAKRDLKRLAENPIY, from the coding sequence ATGAATAGTGCAACGGAATCCATCAAAGACACACTTGAACTGATCAGACCATATCTCCCGTCTGCAGTTGTCCGAAAATTGGCAGATTCCAACGAATCGAAACTCCAACGTTCTCAGACTTTTGAGGGCGCCGTTCTCTTCTTTGACGTGGTCGGTTTTACTCCGACCACTTTGGCTCTCGCCGCAAAAGGTACAAGGGGGATTGACGCTTTACAAACGGTTCTTTCCAATTATTACACCGCTTTATTAGAACATTTGAATGAATGGGGCGGAGCGGTTTATCAATTTGCCGGAGACTCCGTTCTCGTAAGTTTCGAAAAAAAAGAGGAAGAAACCGACTCTGAAGCGGCGTTACGTGTCGCGAATTGTGCATTAGGAATTTTTAATTCGATTTCGGAATACAGCTCAAATCAACTTTTGGGCGAGAATGTGAATCTTCCTGCAAGAGTCGGTCTTGGTTACGGAGAATATCACGAATTCATTTTGGGAGATCCGGATCGATTTCTAAGAGCGGTGATTGCGGGAAATCCAGTAGATGATTCCATTGCCGCCGAAAAATTAGCGTTAGGCGGAGAAATCATTCTCAGCGCGAAACTTTGGGATCTTCTTCCGGATTCTAAAACGGGCGAAAGTATCAATTCCAAATTCGTACGTCTAATCGATTGCGAAAGGATAGACAATCATTACGTCGCTCCTTCACGTGCGACGACGGATCGAATCACATCGGAACGTTTTTTCAAACGTTGCAAACGTTTTATCGTACCAGAGTTATACCAGAGAATTACGAACGTTCATAGGGCTTTCTCCGGCGATTATCGGGAAGTCGCGGCGGCATTCGTTCACATCGATTCTCCTTTGGAATCGAGTACGGATTCTAAGAATTTTAACGACTTTTTCGTATATATACAAGGGATCGTCGCCGCTTGTTCGGGGACCTTCGTTCTTACCGACTTATCCGATAAGGGAGCGCTTTTTTTGATTCTTTTTGGCGCTCCCGCCGCACTGGAAAACAAGGAAGCCTTGGCCGCACGTTTTGCGCTTCGTCTTACGGAGGGCGCTTCCAACTTTCCCGCGGCAAAAAATCTTCAGACCGGAATCTCAACCGGAATGGCGTATTGCGGTGATTTGGGCGCTCCGTTTCGAAAGGACTTTACCGCAATCGGAGAAATGATGAACATCGCGGCCCGCCTTTCTACGTTAGCCGGACAGACGGGAATTCTAATCGATTCTCAAACGAAAAGTAAATTGGGAAAGAATTTTACTTTTCATGAAATCGGAGATATCGAACTCAAAGGGGTTTCCGGAGTTAAAAAGGTGTTTCAACTTACCGGAGAACAGAAGAACATCCCAGGCCTACTCATTCAATACCGGGATCCGATGATCGGAAGAAAGGAAGAGATTGATCGTCTTCACAAGATGCTCGATACTTCTATGGAAAAAGGCGGAGTCGTTTGTAGAGTGATCGCAGACGCCGGTTTGGGTAAATCCAGATTGACCAACACCTTCATCGATCAGGCATACGATCGAGAAGTCGAAATCCTGATCGGATATTGTTATCCTTATGAAAAGTTCACCCCATTCTATCCATGGAAAGAATTACTCAGTTTATTCCTCGGTATTTTCGAGGACGATTCGATCGAAACGAGAGTTCAAAAAGCGGAGAACGCATTAGAAAAGTTGAATTCGTTTGATATCGCTTGGGCCAAGGCGCTTGTCGCTTTGATGGGCGTTCCGGTGGAAGAGGATCCTTTGACTCGCGAAATCGACAGAAAACAAAAGAACGAAAGGCTTTTTGAAATTATCATTTCCCTGCTTCAGGAACGCTCCGAACGAAAACCTCTTTTGTTGATTTTCGAAGACGTCCACTGGATCGACGAACTTTCTTCACGACTTTTGGAAAAACTTGCCGCAAGGCTTCCTTCGATGAAGGCGATGTTGATCTTGGTTTCGAGACCAGAAGGACAGTTCGCAGAAGAATCCGTCGCTCCAAACGAGGAACTCATTCGTCTGAAAGAATTCAAACCGGACGAAGCGAGAGATTTTTTAGTTCATAAATTCAAAATGGATACGAGTCAGGAAGACTTTTTGGATCAGATTCTCAATCGTTCCAGCGGAAATCCTTTCTTCCTGGAATCCATCGTTCACAATTTGATCGAAGAAGGAACGTTGAAAAAATTGGAGAATGGAACCCTTTCTCCTTCCGAAACGACGAGAGACATTCAAATTCCGAATACGCTCAATGACGTTCTACTCGCTCGCGTTGATCGTTTGCAAGAACGGGAAAAAATCGTTTTAAAAACCGCTTCCGTAATCGGACGTCTGATCAACGTGCAGACTCTCAATCACCTTCTTCCGGTGGAATTTCGTTCGGAGATTCAGAATATTCTTCAGAGTTTGGAAGGGTTGGACCTGACTCCTTTGGAAATCACCGATCCTCTCACGTATATTTTCAAACATATCGTAATCAGAGACATCGTGTACAATACGCTTCTACATTCGACTCGAGAGGATTTGCATAAACGTATCGCGTCCTTTATTGAGGAGGAGAACGAAGACAATATCGTAGAGATGGCGGATATTCTCGCGTTTCACTATCAGCAATGTGCCGATTACGAAAAGGCTTCGAAGTATTCTTTGATGGCCGCTCGTAAGGCGAGAAGCAGATACGCCAACCGGGATGCGATCTATCACTACGGCCAAGTTTTGGAAATGATCGCTCAGGCCGGTAAAAGCAAAAGTGATCTTTATTACGAAATCACGCAGGAATTGGCTCACGTACATAGGCAACTCGGGGAATATTCCAAGGCGGAAGCCCTTTTCAGAGATTGTTTGGAAAATAAGTCTACGTTCAACTTGATTCGTTCTTATACCGGTTTGGGTCAGGTTTATCAGGAACAGGACGATATTCCGCGCGCTATGGAAGCCTTGGAAACCGCTCTTCGTTTCACCGGGATTCGCGCGCCGGGAAGTCGACCGGATACGATCTTCAAAATCGTATTACAAATTCCTTTTGTTCTTCGATTCTCTCTTTTGGGACCTTCTTATACTTCGTCGAACAAAGCTGAAAAACTTCGCCTTAGATGTATCATTCTGGTAACGCTCGCTAAATTGTACATCATGAAGGATATCAAAAAATTCGGTTGGTCCGTCTTTACCCAGTACAACGCGACTCAACGATTCGATGACTCAGTTCGACAGTCTCTCGCCGAATGTGCGTTAGGTCAGGTATTCTTCGGATTAAATCTTTTCGGACCATCCAAACATTTTCTGAGCAAAGGAATGGAACTCGCGGAAAAAACGGGAGATCCGTACGCAAGGGCGATCGGGTTTTTGGTTCACGGAATCTATTACATGATGCAGAATCGTCCGGACTTGGGTCTTCCGTATCTTCACGATTCGGTTGCGATTTATCGACAAGTCGGCGAAAAATGGGATTTGCTTTCCGCACTTTCCTCGGGCGGATTTCTCTATTATTTCCAATCCGATTTTAGAACCGCTAAAAAATACTTTGACGATATCGGAGAATTGGCGAGCGATCTCGGCGCTCAACTTCAGTTGAGATGGACTCGTATTTGGTCCCCGTATTTCGGGTATCTCCTTGGAGAAGTGGATCCGTTGGATTTGGAAAAACGATTGATGGTGGAGGCGGAAAGAGCCGCGTCCGAAAACGACGTGATGAACGAACTTTCCACGATCAATAAACTTCTCAAGCTTACGATCTACGAGGGTTGGACCGAAAAAGCCGCCTATTGGTCGAAAAGAAGTTACGAAGGATTTTTACGATGTGAAGTAAAGTTTCCGCAACTTCAAATCGGAAACGTTTATCTCGCGGAAGCGGCGCTTTTTGCTCAACGGGAGTCGGGAGACAAAAGCCTAAACAAAATCATTCAATACGGTTTGAAGAATGGGTTGAAATTAGGAAAATCGTTACCGTATCTCTACGGTCCCGCATTGGTGCTCAAGGGAAAATTAAAATTCTATTCCGGAAATAGAAAGAAGGCGGAAGCGATCTTTAAGGAAGCGGAACTCTTTTTATCAAATACTCTCAATCGTTGGGAATACGCGACCGCGTTGTATGAAATTGGTCAGCTTCTCAAGGATCAAGAGCGTATTTCGACAGCGAAAGGGATCTTCGAGGAACTGGATGCAAAGAGGGATCTAAAAAGATTAGCGGAAAATCCTATCTATTGA
- a CDS encoding class I SAM-dependent methyltransferase, whose amino-acid sequence MQQNQLYIDLGMSEEKYSQEVIEGQQVYTSSFLRVYDLVVLHIISRWFWRCPPQNMVRLYNKYLSANHLDIGVGTGYLLQKAKFPVAKPTISVMDLNANSLIEARRRLSGLAGNFNAYRANILEPIETEEKFDSIGMSFLFHCVPGAIREKASTAFQNLLKIRNPEGVIFGSTALHDLGQTHYLSRRGMKNLNRRGVFHNTQDTFSDLESALKENFKDYELYVIGAIAFFAGKKAK is encoded by the coding sequence ATGCAACAAAATCAGCTTTACATCGATCTTGGAATGTCTGAGGAAAAATACAGCCAAGAAGTGATCGAAGGTCAACAAGTCTATACGAGCAGTTTTCTCAGAGTTTACGACCTTGTCGTTTTGCATATCATCAGCCGTTGGTTCTGGCGTTGTCCCCCGCAAAATATGGTCCGGCTTTATAATAAATATCTCAGCGCAAATCATCTCGACATAGGAGTTGGAACGGGTTATCTACTTCAGAAAGCGAAATTTCCCGTTGCAAAACCGACCATTTCCGTTATGGATTTGAACGCGAACAGCCTTATAGAAGCCAGAAGAAGATTGTCCGGTCTTGCCGGAAACTTCAACGCATATCGTGCCAATATCCTCGAGCCGATCGAGACCGAAGAGAAGTTCGACTCCATCGGTATGAGTTTTCTGTTTCACTGTGTGCCGGGCGCGATTCGCGAAAAAGCCTCCACCGCGTTTCAGAATCTTCTCAAAATTCGAAATCCAGAAGGAGTGATTTTCGGATCGACCGCCTTGCATGATCTGGGCCAGACCCATTATCTCTCTCGCAGGGGAATGAAAAATCTAAACCGAAGGGGAGTGTTTCACAATACACAAGACACTTTTTCGGATTTGGAATCGGCTCTCAAAGAAAACTTTAAGGATTACGAATTGTATGTGATCGGAGCAATTGCATTTTTCGCCGGAAAAAAAGCGAAGTAA
- a CDS encoding GMC oxidoreductase has translation MSNNNVQQYDAIVIGSGFGGSISALRLSEKGQNVLVLERGKKYTPGMFPRDVQNVNNLLWRYPKKRKSLGLYELNFFSGLGTVTASGLGGGSLIYANIHIRPDDAVFQDPRWPAPFNRNYLDPYYDKVASKLDIKPVPAEWNLPKRNKFKAAADLNRHSHFDPDEAVSWLKPARPGQSVCLRCAECEFGCNHGAKNTLDFNYIADAQKNGAVFQTDSLASHIAPDPKGGYIVFYENTVTGEKHSVYGKRVVLSAGTLGTNRILFNSRDYYKTLPNLSKQLGKGYSGNGDFLGGIESSKTDLKPWDGPDVTTVINYFPEGFQYTMAAPTFNEPVMAVLASLGIAKPNWFLRLIGPLFWKSLKWILPLIFKKGWISKPLPPGAPGAGDPKYMSNLFAIGRDNANGRIVRCGKDIDVKWNYSKENQTLIQNMTASMQQVGDAYGGQFGPLATFLLFNRILSVHSMGGCHLGANPDKGVVSETGEVFGYKNLFIADGSVIPSSIGFHPVMTISAVAEHTAASICSNL, from the coding sequence ATGTCAAACAACAACGTGCAACAATACGACGCGATCGTGATCGGATCCGGATTCGGCGGTTCAATCAGCGCATTACGTCTTTCAGAAAAAGGCCAAAACGTTTTGGTATTAGAACGCGGAAAAAAATATACTCCGGGAATGTTTCCCAGAGACGTACAGAACGTGAACAATCTTCTATGGCGTTATCCGAAAAAACGAAAGTCGTTGGGATTGTACGAATTGAATTTTTTTAGCGGATTAGGTACCGTCACCGCCTCCGGTTTGGGCGGAGGATCTTTGATTTATGCGAACATCCATATCCGGCCCGACGATGCGGTTTTTCAAGATCCGAGATGGCCTGCTCCCTTCAATCGAAACTATTTGGATCCTTATTACGATAAAGTCGCCTCCAAACTCGATATAAAACCGGTTCCTGCGGAATGGAATCTCCCTAAACGAAACAAGTTCAAGGCCGCGGCGGATTTGAATCGCCATTCTCACTTTGATCCCGATGAGGCGGTCAGTTGGTTAAAACCGGCGAGACCCGGTCAATCCGTTTGTCTACGTTGTGCGGAATGCGAATTCGGATGCAATCACGGGGCAAAAAACACATTAGATTTCAATTATATTGCCGACGCACAAAAAAACGGTGCCGTATTTCAAACGGATTCTTTGGCTTCGCATATCGCCCCCGATCCGAAGGGAGGTTATATCGTTTTCTACGAGAATACCGTAACCGGAGAAAAACATTCCGTCTATGGGAAAAGAGTCGTCCTATCCGCAGGAACGTTAGGAACCAACCGAATTCTTTTTAACAGCAGAGATTATTACAAGACACTTCCGAATTTAAGCAAACAACTTGGGAAAGGATATTCCGGAAACGGAGATTTCTTAGGAGGAATCGAATCCAGCAAAACCGATCTCAAACCTTGGGACGGTCCGGACGTTACAACGGTGATCAATTATTTTCCGGAGGGATTTCAGTATACGATGGCGGCGCCTACGTTCAACGAACCTGTGATGGCCGTCCTTGCTTCGTTGGGAATCGCAAAACCGAATTGGTTCTTACGATTGATCGGACCTCTTTTTTGGAAAAGTTTGAAGTGGATTCTTCCCTTAATCTTCAAGAAGGGATGGATCTCAAAACCCTTACCTCCCGGAGCGCCTGGTGCCGGAGATCCGAAGTACATGTCGAATCTCTTTGCGATCGGAAGAGACAATGCTAACGGAAGAATCGTTCGTTGCGGAAAAGATATCGACGTAAAATGGAATTATTCAAAAGAGAATCAAACTTTGATCCAAAATATGACGGCTTCGATGCAACAAGTAGGAGATGCCTATGGAGGACAATTCGGCCCGCTCGCCACTTTTTTACTGTTCAATCGAATTCTCTCCGTACACTCGATGGGGGGTTGTCATTTAGGAGCCAATCCGGACAAGGGGGTCGTATCCGAAACGGGAGAAGTTTTCGGATATAAGAATTTGTTCATCGCGGACGGATCCGTAATTCCTTCCTCGATCGGATTTCACCCGGTGATGACCATCTCTGCGGTGGCAGAACATACGGCGGCGTCGATCTGTTCCAACCTATAA